Proteins from a genomic interval of Rhodothermus marinus:
- a CDS encoding sodium-dependent transporter, which yields MQESRQHFSSRLGLLLSVLGIAVGTGNIWRFPRIAAQNGGDLGAGAFLLVWVVFLFLWSVPLIVAEYALGQKGRMGVIGTFARVGGRSMAWLGAFVALVSTAIMCYYAVVTGWCLYYAGGLLLRPLPSSTEAAQQFWDGFQGSLWPVVFQALALGLAVAVIWTGVRAIERANRFLIPSLLVILLVALVRALTLEGAFEGVRYLFTPQWSDLARPRLWLEALTQNAWDTGAGWGLILTYAAYMRREHGVVQNAFLTGVGNNTVSLLAALTIFGTVFAVLGAELSRAEVLEVMRTSGPASTGLTFIWLPQLFAKMPMGRVLAVLFFVGLTFAAFSSLIAMVELSTRVLMDLGVRRSRALVGVGVVAWLLGLPSALNLTVFGNQDFVWGVALMLSGAFVALAVMRYGPARLRAETIAVNAWDWQLGRGWDVLMRWVVPLEAVVLLGWWLYQAGVVYAPERWYDPFVPYSVMTCLVQWGVALVACYLLNDWLVRRMQLPIPVQTEE from the coding sequence ATGCAGGAATCGCGACAGCATTTCTCTTCGCGGCTGGGATTGCTGCTGAGCGTGCTGGGGATTGCGGTGGGGACGGGCAACATCTGGCGTTTTCCCCGCATTGCCGCGCAGAACGGGGGCGATCTGGGCGCCGGCGCTTTTCTGCTGGTGTGGGTGGTGTTTCTGTTCCTCTGGAGCGTGCCGCTGATCGTGGCCGAGTATGCGCTGGGGCAGAAAGGCCGGATGGGGGTGATCGGGACGTTCGCACGTGTGGGCGGACGCTCGATGGCCTGGCTGGGTGCGTTCGTGGCGCTGGTCTCGACGGCCATCATGTGCTACTATGCGGTCGTGACGGGCTGGTGTCTTTACTATGCGGGAGGCCTGCTGTTGCGTCCGCTGCCGAGCTCTACGGAAGCGGCGCAGCAGTTCTGGGACGGGTTTCAGGGGAGTCTCTGGCCGGTGGTGTTTCAGGCGCTGGCGCTCGGGCTGGCCGTGGCGGTGATCTGGACGGGCGTGCGGGCCATCGAGCGGGCCAATCGGTTTCTGATCCCGTCGCTGCTGGTGATTCTGCTGGTTGCGCTGGTGCGGGCGCTGACGCTGGAAGGGGCCTTCGAGGGGGTGCGCTATCTGTTTACGCCGCAGTGGAGCGATCTGGCGCGGCCGCGGCTGTGGCTGGAGGCGCTCACGCAGAACGCCTGGGACACGGGCGCGGGCTGGGGATTGATTCTGACCTATGCGGCCTACATGCGGCGCGAGCACGGCGTGGTGCAGAACGCTTTCTTGACGGGCGTGGGCAACAATACGGTGTCGCTGCTGGCGGCGCTGACGATCTTCGGGACGGTGTTCGCGGTGCTGGGGGCGGAGCTGTCGCGGGCCGAGGTGCTGGAGGTGATGCGCACGAGTGGGCCGGCTTCGACGGGGCTGACCTTTATCTGGCTGCCGCAGCTTTTTGCGAAGATGCCGATGGGCCGGGTGCTGGCCGTGCTGTTTTTCGTGGGGCTGACGTTTGCGGCGTTCAGTTCGCTGATTGCGATGGTGGAGCTGTCCACGCGCGTGTTGATGGATCTGGGTGTTCGGCGGTCGCGGGCGCTGGTGGGGGTGGGCGTGGTGGCGTGGCTGCTGGGGTTGCCCTCGGCACTGAACCTGACGGTGTTCGGCAATCAGGATTTCGTCTGGGGCGTGGCGTTGATGCTTTCGGGCGCGTTTGTGGCGCTGGCGGTGATGCGCTACGGTCCGGCGCGTCTGCGGGCGGAGACGATCGCGGTAAATGCGTGGGACTGGCAGCTGGGGCGGGGCTGGGATGTGCTGATGCGGTGGGTGGTGCCGCTGGAGGCGGTGGTGCTGCTGGGCTGGTGGCTGTATCAGGCGGGGGTGGTATATGCGCCGGAGCGGTGGTACGATCCGTTTGTGCCCTACTCGGTGATGACGTGTCTGGTGCAGTGGGGTGTGGCGCTGGTGGCCTGCTATCTGCTGAACGACTGGCTGGTGCGTCGGATGCAGCTTCCGATCCCGGTGCAAACAGAAGAATGA
- a CDS encoding polyprenyl synthetase family protein: MAVRATPPDQPRVISLKDIQRPVAEELKHFQRYFRDAMRTSVPLLDHVARYLLRQKGKRIRPLLVLLTAKLCGGITEATYRAAALVELLHSATLVHDDVVDGAEQRRGMFSINAIWKNKVAVLFGDFLLSRGLLLALDHRDYDTLHALSDAVRRMSEGELLQIEKSRHLDIDEATYFRIISDKTASLIAACTKSGALSATDDPRVIDEMYLMGEKLGLAFQIRDDLFDYGEEAGKPIGNDLKEKKLTLPLIYALRMAPSSERRRILRIVRKKKKTRDDIQTVADFAEAYGGMAYARERMEALAGEARAILERYPPGDARDALLDLVDYTVTRNR; encoded by the coding sequence ATGGCCGTGCGTGCTACCCCCCCGGATCAACCGCGTGTCATCTCCCTGAAAGACATCCAGCGCCCCGTTGCGGAAGAACTGAAGCACTTCCAGCGCTACTTCCGCGATGCCATGCGCACCTCGGTGCCGCTGCTCGATCACGTCGCCCGCTATCTGCTCCGCCAGAAGGGGAAGCGCATCCGCCCGCTGCTGGTCCTGCTGACGGCCAAACTGTGCGGCGGCATCACAGAAGCCACCTACCGGGCCGCGGCCCTGGTGGAACTGCTGCACTCGGCCACGCTGGTGCACGACGACGTGGTGGACGGCGCCGAACAGCGCCGCGGCATGTTTTCCATCAACGCCATCTGGAAAAACAAGGTGGCCGTGCTCTTCGGCGACTTCCTGCTCAGCCGGGGCCTGCTGCTGGCGCTGGACCACCGGGACTACGACACGCTGCACGCGCTGTCGGACGCCGTGCGCCGCATGAGCGAAGGCGAGCTGCTGCAGATCGAAAAGTCGCGCCACCTGGACATCGACGAAGCCACCTACTTCCGCATCATTTCCGACAAAACCGCCTCGCTGATTGCCGCCTGCACCAAATCCGGAGCCCTCAGCGCAACCGACGATCCCCGGGTAATCGACGAGATGTACCTTATGGGCGAAAAGCTGGGGCTGGCTTTCCAGATCCGCGACGACCTGTTCGACTACGGCGAAGAGGCGGGCAAGCCCATCGGGAACGACCTGAAAGAGAAAAAGCTGACGCTGCCGCTCATCTACGCGCTCCGGATGGCTCCGTCTTCCGAGCGCCGCCGCATCCTCCGGATCGTGCGCAAGAAGAAAAAAACACGCGACGACATTCAGACGGTGGCCGACTTTGCCGAGGCGTATGGGGGCATGGCCTACGCCCGCGAGCGCATGGAGGCGCTGGCCGGCGAAGCACGGGCCATTCTCGAGCGCTACCCGCCCGGCGACGCCCGCGACGCACTCCTCGACCTGGTGGACTATACCGTCACGCGCAATCGGTAA
- a CDS encoding MBL fold metallo-hydrolase: MPSLYLLGTGAAVSDPHRTTTMLAVADEASLIVIDCGGDIVQRLLAAGLDPVKLTALILTHEHPDHTSGFPLFMERIWLLGRREPIPIYGIHPAIDQARRCFATYNTSIWQGLPERDWHEVPYEPGALVLENDRWRVRAWPVVHPVPTVGLRFEHLPTGRVIAYSCDTEPTDAVVELGRNADILVHEATGEGPGHTSPEDAARQAARAGARRLLLVHLPPGITDADLEPARRHFAATELGEELGRYDL; this comes from the coding sequence ATGCCTTCGCTCTACCTGCTGGGAACCGGCGCGGCCGTGAGCGATCCGCACCGCACCACGACCATGCTGGCCGTAGCCGACGAAGCCTCGCTGATCGTGATCGACTGCGGCGGCGACATCGTCCAGCGCCTGCTGGCCGCCGGACTGGATCCGGTAAAACTGACCGCGTTGATTCTGACCCACGAGCATCCGGACCATACCAGCGGCTTTCCGCTCTTCATGGAACGCATCTGGCTGCTGGGCCGCCGCGAGCCCATCCCGATCTACGGCATCCATCCGGCCATCGACCAGGCCCGACGCTGCTTCGCCACGTACAACACCTCGATCTGGCAGGGCCTGCCCGAACGCGACTGGCATGAGGTGCCCTACGAACCCGGCGCGCTTGTGCTCGAAAACGATCGCTGGCGCGTGCGCGCCTGGCCGGTCGTGCATCCGGTTCCCACGGTGGGGTTGCGCTTCGAGCATTTGCCCACGGGCCGCGTGATCGCCTACTCCTGCGACACGGAGCCGACCGACGCCGTCGTCGAACTGGGCCGCAACGCCGACATCCTGGTCCACGAAGCCACCGGCGAAGGTCCGGGCCACACTTCTCCCGAAGACGCCGCCCGTCAGGCGGCCCGGGCCGGAGCCCGACGCCTGCTGCTGGTCCACCTGCCGCCCGGGATCACCGACGCGGATCTCGAGCCGGCCCGCCGGCACTTCGCCGCCACCGAACTGGGCGAAGAGCTGGGCCGCTACGACCTCTGA
- a CDS encoding sodium:solute symporter family protein, translating into MPPVLLGIGLYVLAQLLIGAWVSRRVRTEADYLVAGRSLGYGLTTFTVFATWFGAETCIGSAGSIYAEGLAGGTADPFGYGLCLLLMGLLFAVPLWRRGLTTLADLFRQRYSPTVERMAVLLMVPSGLLWAAAQIRAFGQVLAASSGWEVDLTITLAAAVVVVYTISGGLLADAWTDLIQGIALIIGLIVVGIAVWQQEGVTLAAVPVERINPFHGYASWLDAVEAWAIPVVGSVLSAELVARILGARSAEVARRSSLVASGLYLLVGLIPVTLGLLGPQLMPGLEHPEQLLPLLAARYLHGVLFVAFAGALVSAILSTVDSALLVASSLVSHNLIVPLFPGLTERQKVWIARGGVAFFGIVAYVGALYAEGVYALVEEASAFGSAGLFVVILFGLFSQRGGPRTALATLGMGMLSWVLGAYLLDWPHPYLNSLAAALGTYLIGMLLERTPAPPRPVAAT; encoded by the coding sequence ATGCCGCCGGTATTGCTGGGGATCGGCCTGTACGTGCTGGCGCAGCTGCTGATCGGCGCCTGGGTTTCCCGTCGCGTGCGTACGGAGGCCGACTATCTGGTGGCCGGTCGTAGCCTGGGCTACGGCCTGACCACGTTCACCGTGTTTGCCACCTGGTTCGGGGCCGAGACCTGCATCGGTTCGGCCGGATCGATCTATGCCGAAGGGTTGGCCGGTGGCACAGCCGATCCATTCGGCTACGGCCTGTGTCTGCTGCTGATGGGGTTGTTGTTCGCCGTGCCGCTCTGGCGACGGGGGTTGACCACGCTGGCCGATCTGTTCCGGCAGCGCTACAGCCCGACGGTCGAGCGCATGGCCGTGCTGCTGATGGTCCCTTCCGGGCTGCTCTGGGCGGCCGCGCAGATCCGGGCCTTCGGGCAGGTGCTGGCAGCTTCGTCGGGCTGGGAAGTGGACCTGACGATCACGCTGGCGGCCGCCGTCGTGGTGGTCTATACGATCTCGGGCGGTCTGCTGGCCGATGCCTGGACCGATCTGATCCAGGGCATTGCGCTGATCATCGGGCTGATTGTGGTCGGGATAGCCGTCTGGCAGCAAGAAGGGGTGACGCTGGCGGCCGTACCCGTGGAGCGTATCAATCCCTTTCACGGCTACGCCTCCTGGCTGGATGCCGTGGAGGCCTGGGCCATTCCGGTAGTGGGCTCGGTGCTTTCGGCCGAGCTGGTGGCCCGTATCCTGGGGGCGCGTTCGGCCGAGGTGGCCCGCCGTTCGTCGCTGGTGGCTTCCGGACTCTATCTGCTCGTCGGCCTGATTCCGGTCACGCTGGGGCTGCTGGGGCCGCAGCTCATGCCGGGCCTGGAGCATCCGGAGCAACTCCTGCCGCTGCTGGCCGCCCGCTATCTGCACGGCGTGCTGTTCGTGGCGTTTGCCGGCGCGCTGGTTTCGGCCATTCTCTCGACGGTCGACAGCGCGTTGCTGGTGGCCTCGTCGCTGGTCTCGCACAACCTGATCGTGCCGCTGTTTCCCGGATTGACGGAGCGCCAGAAGGTCTGGATCGCCCGGGGCGGCGTGGCCTTTTTCGGGATCGTGGCCTACGTGGGAGCGCTGTATGCCGAGGGTGTCTATGCGCTGGTGGAGGAGGCGTCGGCTTTCGGGAGTGCCGGGCTGTTCGTGGTGATCCTGTTCGGGCTGTTTTCGCAGCGGGGCGGGCCGCGCACGGCGCTGGCCACGCTGGGCATGGGTATGCTTTCCTGGGTGCTGGGCGCCTATCTGCTGGACTGGCCGCACCCGTACCTGAACTCGCTGGCCGCTGCGCTGGGGACGTACCTGATCGGTATGTTGCTGGAGCGCACGCCGGCACCGCCCCGGCCGGTGGCGGCTACCTGA
- a CDS encoding type IX secretion system plug protein domain-containing protein has translation MVSTVGPELQSDAEAVGQVQLYRGDDERQWPILLLGGRDVLTLRFDLLSERGRPLSIYFYHADHAWRRDLMPIEYLDAFARDDLTDYAPSEHTAIPYQHYVYRFPNQNIRFRLSGNYILRVTEQGQEEAVLFERPFFVVEGRTRVEVSPANFPGTQAFPSVQLLARFRPPDELAGAVFDYVVCFARNGAFEAMRCSRRALLDEQPVLSFLLEEPFPPEPADYLLDLSALRSGGQIERVDRAAVPPEVWLAPDYVRFGGSDTDPLLAGQSVIDAVVRDAPGDPHRTAEYVRVHFRLEPERPWRQPLWLVGSFSGWLRRPSYRMRWNPEQRRYEGEALVKQGWHAYRYVLDGVQPVRANAGALPRSENIYTAFVYYRDASRGSDRLLGIGNQTGQ, from the coding sequence ATGGTCTCGACGGTGGGGCCTGAGCTGCAATCCGACGCCGAGGCGGTGGGGCAGGTCCAGCTCTACCGGGGCGACGACGAGCGGCAATGGCCGATCCTGCTGCTGGGCGGTCGCGACGTGCTGACGCTCCGGTTCGATCTGCTGAGCGAACGAGGACGGCCGCTTTCGATCTACTTCTACCATGCCGATCACGCGTGGCGGCGCGACCTGATGCCCATCGAGTATCTCGACGCATTTGCGCGGGACGACCTGACCGACTATGCGCCGTCGGAGCACACGGCCATTCCCTACCAGCATTACGTCTATCGCTTCCCCAACCAGAACATCCGCTTTCGTCTGAGCGGCAACTACATCCTGCGCGTCACCGAGCAGGGACAGGAAGAGGCCGTGCTGTTCGAACGTCCCTTTTTTGTGGTGGAGGGACGCACGCGGGTGGAGGTCAGTCCGGCAAATTTCCCGGGCACGCAGGCTTTCCCGTCGGTGCAGTTGCTGGCCCGCTTCCGACCGCCGGACGAGCTGGCCGGGGCCGTGTTCGACTACGTGGTCTGCTTTGCCCGCAACGGCGCTTTCGAAGCGATGCGCTGCAGTCGCCGGGCGTTGCTGGACGAGCAGCCAGTGCTGAGCTTTCTGCTGGAGGAGCCGTTTCCGCCGGAGCCGGCCGACTACCTGCTGGACCTGAGCGCGCTTCGGTCGGGCGGGCAGATCGAACGGGTGGATCGTGCGGCCGTGCCGCCGGAGGTCTGGCTGGCGCCCGACTACGTGCGCTTTGGCGGGAGCGACACCGATCCGCTGCTGGCGGGCCAGTCGGTGATCGACGCGGTCGTGCGCGATGCACCGGGCGATCCGCACCGGACGGCCGAGTACGTGCGCGTGCATTTCCGGCTGGAGCCGGAGCGCCCCTGGCGGCAGCCGCTGTGGCTGGTGGGGAGCTTTTCCGGATGGCTCCGGCGCCCTTCCTACCGGATGCGCTGGAATCCGGAGCAGCGGCGCTACGAAGGAGAAGCGCTCGTCAAGCAGGGCTGGCACGCCTATCGATACGTGCTGGACGGCGTGCAGCCGGTGCGGGCCAATGCCGGGGCCCTTCCGCGGTCCGAGAACATCTATACGGCGTTCGTCTACTACCGCGATGCGAGTCGGGGAAGTGATCGGCTGCTGGGCATCGGGAATCAAACCGGACAATGA
- a CDS encoding tetratricopeptide repeat protein, whose amino-acid sequence MPRGQAQGIAGCGLVYAGLGVALWPLPVLGLLHVESAALVALVAFFVAGWWAWGHFRRGGRLADVLHRQLLLLLIPWVLLSLTVLWRPNCDYLRGLVFFLLFPPASVVLAVALAEALHGAGVQHGRRWLVGIGLGLCTLPVAYDLLLHPQLYTYNHVFGGVLGPLYDEDPALRPGLLSFRALTLLWALWLALVARFHRTPRLLRPGWWPALGGVTSLLGAFYLLAVPLGFNTSTAALKRALPGRAVQGAVTLHYDPRWLTPEEAELRALRAAYDYERLARRLGIAAPEPVQVFVFGDPEQRARLTGARYTSVALVWLERPQVHLLLDRFDRSITHELAHVLVRGWGIPRLGISPRIGLVEGLAVAVEPPDGRPTPHEQAAVAATLARDRNASLTEQVAALLSPWRFWTSRSAVAYTLTGSFVRYLLDRYGPEPLRQVYGGWSFRAAYGRTRDSLLADWERFLFRIPYVDRSAYAFMKRRFGVLSLFERRCPHYVPAHARLYEAARWALVRGDTLRAEALLTQALRQKPDFLPALERWAHLQLLRGRADTVRVRLAGADTTQALRLRLHRADALALTGAVDSARASYRTLYRAWPSYDLSGRGALALRYAVTARPDSLRHLLRRLENPRERCNIGLLNVSWAQALPPGWDATLRRAVQWWRLGCVDDSLNAIADGRALVASLRQAGAFNAAACVQETIAWLTWLRNAYPEHRSVCCAYCAW is encoded by the coding sequence ATGCCGCGCGGGCAAGCGCAGGGGATTGCAGGCTGCGGCCTGGTCTATGCCGGGTTGGGCGTAGCGCTCTGGCCACTGCCTGTGCTGGGGCTGCTGCACGTGGAGTCGGCCGCGCTGGTGGCGCTGGTGGCCTTTTTCGTGGCGGGCTGGTGGGCATGGGGGCATTTCAGGCGGGGTGGTCGTCTGGCGGACGTGTTGCACCGGCAGCTCCTTTTGCTCCTGATTCCCTGGGTCCTGCTTTCGCTGACGGTGCTCTGGCGGCCCAACTGCGATTACCTTCGCGGCCTGGTGTTTTTCCTGCTGTTTCCGCCCGCAAGTGTCGTGCTGGCCGTGGCGCTGGCCGAGGCGCTGCACGGTGCGGGCGTGCAGCACGGCCGCCGCTGGCTGGTCGGGATCGGGCTGGGTCTGTGCACGTTGCCGGTCGCCTACGATCTGCTACTTCATCCGCAGCTCTACACGTACAACCACGTCTTCGGGGGCGTGCTCGGGCCGCTCTACGACGAAGATCCGGCGCTGCGTCCGGGGCTGTTGAGTTTCCGGGCGCTGACGTTGCTCTGGGCCCTGTGGCTGGCGCTGGTGGCCCGTTTTCACCGGACGCCCCGGTTGCTCCGGCCCGGATGGTGGCCGGCGCTGGGGGGCGTCACGTCGTTGCTGGGCGCCTTTTACCTGCTGGCCGTGCCGCTGGGGTTCAACACGTCCACGGCCGCGTTGAAGCGCGCGCTGCCCGGTCGCGCCGTGCAGGGGGCGGTAACGCTGCACTACGATCCTCGGTGGCTGACGCCGGAGGAAGCGGAGCTGCGGGCGCTTCGGGCCGCCTACGACTACGAGCGGCTGGCCCGGCGTCTGGGCATTGCGGCGCCCGAGCCCGTACAGGTGTTCGTCTTTGGCGATCCGGAGCAGCGCGCTCGATTGACCGGGGCGCGTTACACGAGCGTGGCGTTGGTCTGGCTGGAAAGGCCGCAGGTGCATCTGCTGCTGGATCGCTTCGATCGGAGCATTACGCACGAGCTGGCGCATGTGCTCGTGCGCGGCTGGGGGATTCCCCGGCTGGGCATTTCGCCACGGATCGGCCTGGTCGAGGGGCTGGCGGTGGCCGTAGAGCCGCCGGACGGACGGCCGACGCCGCACGAGCAGGCGGCCGTGGCCGCCACGCTGGCCCGGGATCGCAACGCATCGCTTACCGAGCAGGTGGCGGCACTGCTCAGCCCCTGGAGGTTCTGGACGAGCCGCAGTGCCGTGGCCTACACGCTGACCGGCTCGTTCGTGCGCTATCTGCTCGATCGCTACGGGCCGGAACCGCTGCGTCAGGTGTACGGAGGGTGGTCGTTTCGGGCGGCTTACGGCCGCACGCGCGACAGCCTGCTGGCCGACTGGGAACGGTTCCTTTTCCGCATACCCTATGTGGACCGCAGCGCCTACGCGTTCATGAAGCGGCGCTTTGGTGTGCTGTCGCTGTTCGAGCGACGCTGCCCGCACTACGTGCCGGCGCACGCGCGCCTGTACGAGGCGGCCCGTTGGGCGCTCGTGCGGGGCGACACGCTCCGGGCCGAGGCGTTGCTGACACAGGCGCTTCGCCAGAAGCCCGACTTTCTTCCGGCGCTGGAGCGCTGGGCGCATCTGCAGTTGCTCCGGGGCCGTGCCGATACGGTCCGGGTGCGGCTGGCCGGAGCCGACACGACGCAGGCGCTGCGCCTTCGGCTGCACCGGGCCGACGCGCTGGCGCTTACCGGGGCGGTCGATTCGGCGCGGGCGTCGTATCGAACGCTCTACCGCGCCTGGCCGTCGTACGATCTGAGCGGACGCGGTGCCCTTGCGCTGCGCTACGCGGTGACGGCCCGGCCGGATTCGCTCCGGCACCTGCTGCGCCGGCTCGAAAATCCCCGGGAGCGCTGCAACATCGGCCTGCTGAACGTATCTTGGGCGCAGGCGCTACCGCCGGGCTGGGACGCGACGCTCCGCCGGGCGGTGCAGTGGTGGCGGCTGGGGTGCGTGGATGATTCTCTGAACGCGATCGCAGACGGTCGGGCGCTGGTCGCTTCTTTACGGCAGGCCGGCGCTTTCAATGCGGCCGCCTGCGTGCAGGAGACGATCGCATGGCTTACATGGCTGCGCAACGCATATCCGGAGCACCGCTCGGTCTGCTGTGCCTACTGTGCCTGGTGA
- a CDS encoding DUF3078 domain-containing protein has protein sequence MFLKNRWIIFLVVGLISGNALAQEADTAQVVWKKSLSTRLSATQAAFSNWAEGGLNALALSGAVNGTFERISPSWRQLYDVRLTLGVVKQDTLELRKAEDLIRLAASLQYRGDGFFSLFNPTMSADLRTQFAPGYNYTKNPFGDGRKPPVKVSDLLSPAILNQALGLTYQPDGWFRQRLGVGAKETIVLIERLRTLYGLEPDQAVRFEVGVESRTELDRELFENVRLKSRLGLFAAFNKPDLPDMLWENLLEMQVNSWLGTSLEVVALYDRDVSSEVQLKEVFSLGITIKLL, from the coding sequence ATGTTTCTTAAAAACAGGTGGATAATTTTTCTTGTCGTCGGGCTGATCTCAGGGAATGCACTGGCTCAGGAGGCCGATACGGCGCAGGTTGTCTGGAAGAAAAGCCTGAGCACGCGCCTTTCGGCCACGCAGGCGGCTTTCAGCAACTGGGCCGAGGGTGGTCTGAACGCGCTGGCGCTCTCGGGCGCCGTCAACGGTACGTTCGAGCGGATTTCGCCGTCGTGGCGGCAGCTCTACGACGTGCGGTTGACGCTGGGCGTGGTCAAACAGGACACGCTGGAGCTGCGCAAGGCCGAAGACCTGATCCGGCTGGCCGCCTCGCTCCAGTACCGGGGCGACGGCTTTTTCAGCCTGTTCAACCCAACGATGTCGGCCGATCTGCGCACGCAGTTCGCTCCGGGCTACAATTACACCAAGAATCCGTTCGGCGACGGGCGGAAGCCTCCGGTCAAGGTGTCGGATCTGCTCTCGCCGGCCATTCTCAACCAGGCGCTGGGTCTCACCTATCAGCCGGACGGCTGGTTTCGGCAGCGGCTGGGCGTGGGCGCCAAGGAAACGATCGTGCTGATCGAGCGCCTGCGCACGCTCTATGGCCTGGAGCCGGACCAGGCCGTGCGCTTCGAGGTGGGCGTCGAGTCGCGCACGGAGCTGGACCGGGAGCTGTTCGAAAACGTGCGGCTGAAGTCGCGCCTGGGGCTTTTTGCGGCCTTCAACAAGCCGGACCTGCCCGACATGCTCTGGGAAAATCTGCTGGAGATGCAGGTCAATAGCTGGCTGGGCACCAGCCTGGAAGTGGTGGCGCTCTACGATCGCGACGTGAGCAGCGAAGTCCAGCTCAAGGAGGTGTTCTCGCTGGGAATCACGATCAAGTTGCTCTGA
- a CDS encoding histone H1, producing the protein MSRFDQLRDLVLGLEQDFKKFYEKGNKAAGTRIRKAMQELKKLAQEIRVEVQEKKKAM; encoded by the coding sequence ATGAGCCGCTTCGATCAACTCCGCGATCTTGTCCTGGGCCTGGAGCAGGATTTCAAAAAGTTCTACGAAAAGGGCAACAAGGCCGCCGGCACGCGCATCCGTAAGGCGATGCAGGAACTGAAAAAGCTGGCGCAGGAGATCCGCGTAGAAGTTCAGGAGAAAAAGAAGGCCATGTAA